From Zerene cesonia ecotype Mississippi chromosome 16, Zerene_cesonia_1.1, whole genome shotgun sequence, one genomic window encodes:
- the LOC119832961 gene encoding helix-loop-helix protein 1: MKSWLEASGMEDGSLPCMLAETREALLPITGCENMAPRKRDRSLEPCAVSEEAYLSSGAGSPYAGLSREERRRRRRATLKYRTAHATRERIRVEAFNAAFASLRRLLPTLPPDKKLSKIEILRLAICYIAYLNHVLDA, encoded by the exons ATGAAGAGCTGGTTAGAAGCCAGCGGTATGGAGGATGGATCACTGCCATGCATGCTGGCTGAAACTCGTGAAGCTCTCCTTCCCATCACAGGTTGTGAGAACATGGCGCCTAGAAAACG TGACAGATCCTTAGAGCCTTGTGCAGTATCGGAGGAGGCGTATTTATCCAGTGGCGCCGGATCTCCATACGCTGGTTTATCCAGAGAAGAAAGACGACGAAGACGGCGAGCTACTCTAAAATATCGAACAGCACACGCAACTAGGGAACGAATTCGTGTAGAGGCATTCAATGCGGCCTTCGCATCACTACGCAGACTTCTGCCAACCCTACCACCAGATAAAAAGCTCTCGAAAATTGAAATACTACGTTTAGCTATATGTTACATCGCCTATCTAAACCATGTTTTGGATGCGTGA